The Lacipirellula parvula genome window below encodes:
- a CDS encoding Gfo/Idh/MocA family protein has product MSRLRLAVIGVGHLGKIHAKLAAGIPEIELVAVVDSRPEAREALAKETGARPAAHFRELIGEIDGAIVATPTVTHFDVASELIRAGVHVFVEKPITPTVREADELVQLARRSQIVLQVGHVERFNPALVSVQDRLQEPKFIEARRQSGYTFRSTDVGVIMDLMIHDIDATLSLVKSPVASVDAIGISVLGDHEDMVSARLHFASGAVANLIASRASYAPARSMQVFTPSCFASIDFATRKSTIVEPRADVLRRDFHVNDLSDETRTRLRERLFEELLVKSEVPAVEANAIEQEQRDFAEAIRTGREPRVTGADGRDAVAVAELVLESVRQHQWDGANSRRAGHLASPMLPLPMVAAMDEWATDDTVVLRRKAG; this is encoded by the coding sequence ATGAGTCGCCTGCGTCTCGCCGTCATCGGCGTCGGTCATTTGGGCAAGATTCACGCGAAGCTTGCCGCCGGAATTCCTGAGATCGAGCTCGTCGCCGTCGTCGACTCGCGGCCTGAAGCCCGCGAAGCGCTGGCGAAGGAAACGGGCGCTCGGCCGGCGGCTCATTTTCGTGAATTGATCGGCGAGATCGACGGCGCGATTGTGGCGACTCCGACGGTGACGCATTTCGACGTGGCGTCGGAATTGATCCGCGCCGGCGTTCATGTGTTCGTCGAGAAACCGATCACGCCGACCGTGCGCGAAGCCGACGAGTTGGTGCAATTGGCCCGCCGCAGCCAGATCGTACTACAAGTTGGGCACGTCGAACGCTTCAATCCAGCGCTTGTGAGCGTGCAAGACCGGCTGCAAGAACCAAAGTTTATCGAAGCGCGTCGCCAGAGCGGCTACACGTTCCGCTCGACCGACGTCGGCGTGATCATGGATCTCATGATTCACGACATCGACGCGACGTTGTCGCTCGTTAAATCACCGGTCGCCTCGGTCGATGCCATCGGCATTTCGGTCCTGGGCGATCACGAAGACATGGTTAGCGCACGGCTTCACTTCGCCAGCGGCGCCGTGGCCAACCTCATCGCCTCGCGGGCGAGTTACGCTCCGGCCCGTTCGATGCAGGTTTTCACGCCCAGCTGCTTCGCGTCGATCGACTTCGCCACGCGAAAATCGACGATCGTTGAACCTCGCGCCGACGTGTTGCGACGAGACTTCCACGTGAACGACCTGAGCGACGAAACTCGCACGCGGCTGCGTGAGCGGTTGTTTGAAGAACTGCTCGTCAAATCAGAAGTTCCCGCCGTCGAAGCAAACGCCATCGAGCAAGAGCAACGCGACTTTGCCGAAGCAATTCGCACGGGCCGCGAGCCGCGCGTCACCGGCGCAGACGGCCGCGATGCGGTGGCGGTGGCGGAACTCGTGCTCGAATCGGTTCGTCAGCACCAATGGGACGGCGCAAACAGCCGTCGCGCGGGGCACTTGGCCTCGCCGATGTTGCCGCTGCCGATGGTTGCGGCAATGGATGAATGGGCGACGGACGATACGGTGGTGTTGCGGCGCAAGGCTGGCTAA
- a CDS encoding acylphosphatase, whose amino-acid sequence MPAHRPTSLQRRQAIYTGHVQGVGFRETTRRLAEGFEVTGFIKNLPDGRVELIAEGFAGELDRFLAAVAERMEGRIRNVAVDVRPALGEFADFRIRH is encoded by the coding sequence ATGCCTGCCCACCGCCCCACGTCGCTGCAACGACGGCAAGCGATTTACACGGGCCATGTCCAAGGCGTCGGTTTTCGTGAGACGACGAGACGACTGGCCGAAGGGTTTGAAGTGACGGGGTTCATCAAGAATCTGCCCGACGGACGCGTCGAGTTGATCGCCGAGGGATTCGCCGGCGAACTCGATCGCTTCCTCGCCGCAGTGGCGGAACGGATGGAAGGTCGAATTCGCAACGTGGCCGTCGACGTGCGGCCGGCACTTGGCGAGTTCGCCGACTTTCGTATTCGACACTAG
- a CDS encoding DUF6798 domain-containing protein — translation MSDSTNVPPNVNQGWLEFLMILLIFFIDGGAAVPHVNETHYLAKAKHYWDASYCPGDLFLDSADPHLAFYWTLGWLTKLLPLTAVAWIGRIAAWTLLAAGWRRLSTSIVDVPWASVLGAALWVALLRDGNANFAGEWVVGGVEAKCFAYGLFLFGMAALVRGDWRRPWAWFGAAAAFHVLVGAWAVLTALATWLTEPRAERTPPLKLLPGLIFGGLLSLVGLLPSLALERGTDPALNAQAAQIYVYDRLPHHLAPLSLPAAEVQWRLTWLGGMVVAFVALWAWWRRRASDTAFQAISGLDAPGAARRLIWFTMFAFAGAVVGLAIELALDHDRAAAARLLRYYWFRQIDVALPLAIAILGSAWVAAMLRNGKRFSSFVAPAPLLFAAWFLGSITYARWQSNLPPAVLQVENAAGWQAACQWIDEHAPADAKFLIPRWGHSFKWYASRADVGSNKDVPQNAAGVVEWRARMRELYPNLDAVDERGRKIILDSPELLGTPRVRELAAKYGATHVIARSSPPLDLPIVFATPVDPSANVSGYTVYETGVEPTTTAP, via the coding sequence ATGTCCGATTCAACAAACGTTCCGCCGAACGTGAATCAAGGCTGGTTAGAGTTCCTGATGATCCTCCTGATCTTCTTCATCGACGGCGGCGCCGCCGTGCCTCACGTCAACGAGACGCACTACCTCGCCAAGGCCAAGCACTACTGGGACGCAAGCTACTGCCCAGGCGACCTGTTCCTCGATTCGGCCGATCCGCACCTCGCCTTCTACTGGACGCTCGGGTGGCTGACGAAACTGTTACCGTTGACGGCGGTCGCGTGGATTGGCCGCATCGCGGCATGGACGTTGCTTGCAGCCGGGTGGCGGCGTTTGTCGACCAGCATCGTCGACGTACCGTGGGCCTCGGTTCTTGGCGCTGCGTTGTGGGTGGCGCTCCTCCGCGACGGCAATGCCAACTTTGCCGGGGAGTGGGTCGTCGGCGGCGTTGAGGCGAAATGTTTTGCGTACGGGTTGTTCCTGTTCGGCATGGCAGCGCTGGTTCGTGGCGATTGGCGACGCCCTTGGGCATGGTTCGGCGCGGCTGCGGCGTTTCATGTCCTCGTCGGGGCGTGGGCCGTACTCACCGCGCTAGCAACATGGCTCACGGAACCGCGCGCGGAGCGGACGCCGCCGCTAAAGTTGCTGCCGGGACTTATTTTCGGCGGACTGCTGTCGCTCGTCGGCCTGCTCCCGTCGCTCGCGCTTGAACGTGGTACTGATCCAGCGCTCAACGCGCAGGCCGCGCAAATCTATGTTTACGACCGGCTACCGCACCATCTTGCTCCCCTGTCGCTTCCCGCTGCGGAAGTGCAGTGGCGGCTCACTTGGCTCGGCGGCATGGTCGTCGCCTTCGTTGCGTTGTGGGCCTGGTGGCGCCGCCGCGCGAGCGATACAGCGTTCCAGGCGATTAGCGGCCTCGACGCACCAGGCGCCGCACGCCGATTGATTTGGTTCACGATGTTCGCATTCGCCGGCGCGGTCGTCGGACTCGCGATTGAACTGGCCCTCGATCACGACCGCGCGGCCGCTGCTCGGCTGCTGCGCTACTATTGGTTTCGCCAGATCGACGTGGCGTTGCCGCTGGCGATTGCGATCCTCGGCTCGGCCTGGGTGGCGGCGATGTTGCGCAACGGCAAGCGGTTCTCAAGCTTCGTTGCGCCGGCCCCGCTGCTATTTGCCGCTTGGTTTCTGGGAAGCATCACCTACGCGCGTTGGCAGTCGAACCTGCCGCCTGCCGTGCTGCAGGTGGAGAACGCCGCGGGCTGGCAAGCGGCTTGCCAGTGGATCGACGAACACGCCCCGGCCGATGCGAAGTTCCTCATCCCCCGGTGGGGGCATTCGTTCAAGTGGTATGCGTCGCGGGCGGACGTCGGCAGCAACAAAGACGTACCGCAAAATGCGGCCGGCGTCGTCGAATGGCGGGCTCGGATGCGCGAGCTCTACCCGAACCTCGACGCCGTCGACGAACGTGGCCGGAAGATCATCCTCGATTCGCCGGAACTACTCGGCACGCCTCGCGTCCGCGAGTTAGCCGCAAAGTACGGCGCCACGCATGTGATCGCGCGAAGTTCGCCACCGCTCGATCTGCCAATCGTGTTCGCCACGCCCGTCGACCCGAGCGCGAACGTGAGCGGTTACACGGTGTACGAAACGGGCGTCGAACCCACGACGACGGCGCCATGA
- a CDS encoding NUDIX domain-containing protein has product MSRPLWEQLELPALLARELTLPAEPRWSREFAPELSYGRHAGPARSDARGAAVAVVLSWDGTEWSLPLTVRSAKLSRHGGQISFPGGLIEAGESPPVAAERELEEELGVRPPLEWLGTLTPQFVYASNAMVVPCVAATLEAPAWQPNPREVERVLRLSLRGLLSASTEPPLQMTRGPLRFTAPQLRVEGHSAWGATAVMLGELRGRLLRLEKVEEDLTQRREGAN; this is encoded by the coding sequence ATGAGTCGGCCGCTGTGGGAACAACTCGAACTGCCGGCGCTGTTGGCGCGCGAACTGACGCTCCCGGCCGAACCGCGGTGGAGCCGAGAGTTCGCTCCCGAACTCAGCTATGGCCGCCACGCCGGCCCCGCGCGCAGCGACGCCCGCGGCGCCGCGGTAGCCGTGGTGCTGTCGTGGGACGGAACGGAGTGGTCGTTGCCGCTCACCGTGCGTTCGGCGAAGTTATCGCGGCACGGCGGGCAGATCAGCTTTCCGGGCGGCCTTATCGAAGCGGGCGAATCGCCGCCCGTCGCGGCGGAGCGAGAGTTGGAGGAGGAATTGGGCGTACGGCCGCCGCTGGAGTGGCTCGGCACCCTGACGCCGCAGTTTGTCTACGCCAGCAATGCTATGGTCGTGCCGTGCGTGGCGGCGACGCTTGAGGCTCCCGCCTGGCAGCCCAATCCGCGCGAAGTCGAGCGAGTGTTACGGCTTTCGCTGCGAGGTTTGCTCAGCGCGTCCACAGAGCCGCCGCTCCAGATGACGCGCGGCCCGCTGCGGTTTACCGCGCCGCAACTGCGGGTTGAGGGGCACTCGGCATGGGGCGCCACGGCCGTTATGCTCGGAGAATTGCGTGGGCGATTGTTACGGCTTGAGAAGGTAGAAGAAGATCTCACGCAAAGGCGCGAAGGCGCAAATTAA
- the lpxA gene encoding acyl-ACP--UDP-N-acetylglucosamine O-acyltransferase, with protein MATSIAANAWVDPRAEIDEEVVIGPFCTIGAGARIGRGTRLHNNVTLMGNVTLGADNVLFPNVVIGAEPQDYSYQGSDTAVVIGDGNTFREGVTVNRASEKEDGVTSIGDNNFLMGNCHVAHDCKLGSHILIANGSLLAGHVHIHDHASVSGGVAIHQFVTIGSYSFISALSRALHDVPPFMLVEGIPARPRCINIVALKRNDFTAERVEFIAAAHRLLYRSKVGLSHAREILRTNNQISPDVETLLAFIEGQQVGKHGRGREVRRAA; from the coding sequence ATGGCTACCAGCATTGCAGCGAACGCTTGGGTCGACCCCCGGGCGGAGATCGACGAAGAAGTCGTCATCGGCCCCTTTTGCACGATCGGCGCGGGTGCGCGGATCGGTCGCGGAACCCGACTCCATAACAACGTGACCCTGATGGGGAACGTCACCCTCGGCGCCGACAACGTTCTGTTTCCGAACGTCGTCATCGGCGCCGAGCCGCAAGACTACAGCTACCAAGGGAGCGACACGGCCGTCGTCATCGGCGACGGCAATACGTTCCGCGAAGGCGTGACCGTCAATCGCGCCAGCGAGAAGGAAGATGGCGTCACCAGCATCGGCGACAACAACTTCCTGATGGGCAACTGCCACGTCGCCCACGATTGCAAGCTCGGCAGCCACATTCTGATTGCCAACGGCTCTCTGTTGGCCGGCCACGTTCACATTCACGACCACGCCTCGGTTTCCGGCGGCGTCGCGATTCACCAGTTCGTGACGATCGGCAGCTACTCGTTCATCAGCGCTCTGAGTCGCGCTCTGCACGACGTGCCGCCGTTCATGCTGGTCGAAGGAATTCCGGCTCGGCCGCGGTGCATCAACATCGTCGCGCTGAAGCGGAACGACTTCACCGCTGAGCGCGTTGAATTCATTGCCGCCGCCCACCGGTTGCTCTACCGGTCGAAGGTCGGCCTGAGCCACGCCCGCGAAATTTTGCGGACGAACAACCAAATCTCGCCCGACGTGGAGACGCTGTTGGCGTTCATCGAAGGGCAACAAGTCGGAAAGCATGGCCGCGGCCGCGAAGTTCGGAGGGCTGCATGA
- a CDS encoding HAD family hydrolase: protein MSEFKLPDPPLRAVTFDLDGLMFNTEELYQEVGGTLLSRRGKQITGELLNEMMGRKSNVALAVMIDWHDLDETPEQLAAESAEIFGGLLPKRLAPMPGLLELLASLEAAGIPKGIATSSGKLFVDKVLGLFNLAPRFDFILTSEDIVHGKPAPDVYLLAAERHGVAPAEMIILEDSQIGTQAAVASGAYAVAVPHGQSRTHHFPGARFEAHSLADARIYHALRLQTPGGSC, encoded by the coding sequence ATGAGCGAATTCAAACTCCCCGATCCGCCGCTGCGAGCCGTCACCTTCGATCTCGACGGGTTGATGTTCAACACCGAAGAACTCTACCAAGAGGTCGGCGGCACGCTCCTCTCGCGGCGCGGCAAGCAGATCACTGGCGAATTGCTCAATGAGATGATGGGCCGCAAGTCGAACGTCGCGCTCGCAGTGATGATCGATTGGCACGATCTCGACGAGACGCCGGAACAACTCGCGGCCGAGTCGGCGGAAATCTTCGGCGGCTTGCTGCCGAAGCGATTGGCGCCGATGCCAGGACTCCTGGAGCTGCTCGCTTCGCTCGAAGCGGCAGGCATTCCCAAGGGAATCGCTACCAGCAGCGGCAAACTGTTCGTCGACAAGGTGCTAGGGCTGTTCAATCTGGCGCCGCGTTTCGACTTCATCCTCACGAGCGAAGATATCGTCCACGGCAAGCCAGCGCCCGACGTTTACCTGCTCGCTGCTGAGCGGCATGGCGTCGCGCCGGCGGAGATGATAATCCTCGAAGATAGCCAGATCGGCACGCAGGCCGCGGTCGCCTCGGGCGCCTACGCCGTCGCTGTGCCGCATGGGCAGAGCCGAACGCATCACTTCCCCGGAGCACGGTTCGAGGCCCACTCGCTCGCGGATGCGCGGATCTATCACGCGCTGCGACTCCAAACGCCCGGCGGCAGTTGCTAG